In Corynebacterium afermentans subsp. afermentans, a genomic segment contains:
- a CDS encoding OFA family MFS transporter, producing the protein MSIFSRGAIIAPKEFNRWLIVPAALAIHLSIGQVYGFSVFKKPMMEHFGVGEVAVGWIFSLAIGMLGTSSALFGSWVERVGPRASMSVAGLLWVAGFLVATLGIHTGNLWLVYVGYGFIGGIGLGIGYISPVSTLMKWFPDRPGLATGLAIMGFGGGALIASPASNRLMEAFGGGAELADRAAGLEPTFITLAVVYAAVIAMGAYCIRLPHPDWTPSGAPKLKVKPAKVAIVGANVSANNAIRTPQFWCLWVILFCNITAGIGILENAAPMVQDYYPALTAAAAAGFVGLLSLANMGGRFIWSSASDVIGRKNIYMVYLGVGLIFYFVVASAGHTSLALFVVSTLILLTFYGGGFSTIPAYLRDLFGVYQVGAIHGRLLTAWSAAGVAGPLIINMVVERQASRGNSGPELYQLSLYIMCVLLAVGLVANILVKPVHKKWFEDPETVQAKVEADRASARASATTATASGAGSLHALAAVVLALVIAVLLVYGLWETAAKASQMFAG; encoded by the coding sequence ATGTCAATCTTCTCCCGGGGCGCGATCATCGCGCCTAAGGAATTCAACCGTTGGCTCATCGTCCCGGCGGCGCTGGCCATCCACCTCTCCATCGGTCAGGTCTACGGGTTCTCCGTGTTTAAAAAGCCAATGATGGAGCACTTCGGGGTGGGGGAGGTTGCTGTGGGCTGGATCTTCTCGCTGGCGATCGGCATGTTGGGCACCTCGTCTGCGCTGTTCGGCTCGTGGGTGGAAAGGGTCGGGCCGCGCGCGTCCATGTCTGTCGCTGGCCTGCTGTGGGTGGCCGGATTCCTCGTGGCCACGCTGGGCATTCACACCGGCAACCTGTGGTTGGTGTACGTCGGCTACGGGTTCATCGGCGGCATTGGGTTGGGCATCGGCTACATCTCGCCCGTGTCCACGCTGATGAAGTGGTTCCCGGACCGGCCGGGCCTGGCCACGGGGCTTGCCATCATGGGTTTCGGCGGCGGCGCGCTCATCGCCTCACCGGCCTCGAACCGGTTGATGGAGGCGTTCGGCGGAGGTGCTGAGCTCGCGGACCGCGCCGCGGGACTCGAACCGACGTTTATCACGCTTGCGGTGGTGTACGCAGCCGTGATCGCCATGGGCGCGTACTGCATCCGGCTGCCGCACCCGGATTGGACCCCGTCTGGCGCGCCGAAGTTGAAGGTGAAGCCGGCGAAGGTCGCCATCGTGGGCGCGAATGTCAGCGCGAATAACGCGATCCGCACACCACAGTTCTGGTGCCTGTGGGTGATCCTGTTCTGCAACATCACCGCCGGCATCGGCATCCTGGAAAACGCCGCGCCGATGGTGCAGGACTACTACCCGGCGCTGACCGCCGCGGCCGCCGCCGGGTTTGTCGGGCTGCTGTCACTGGCCAACATGGGCGGGCGCTTTATCTGGTCGTCTGCCTCCGATGTCATCGGCCGGAAGAACATCTACATGGTCTACCTGGGGGTTGGCCTGATCTTCTACTTCGTGGTTGCTTCCGCCGGCCACACCAGCCTGGCGCTGTTCGTTGTCAGTACCCTGATCCTGCTCACCTTCTACGGCGGCGGGTTTTCCACCATCCCGGCGTATCTGCGCGATCTCTTCGGTGTGTACCAGGTCGGCGCGATCCATGGACGGTTGCTCACGGCCTGGTCCGCGGCGGGTGTGGCGGGCCCGTTGATCATCAACATGGTGGTGGAGCGCCAGGCCAGCCGCGGCAACTCCGGCCCGGAGCTGTACCAGCTCTCGCTCTACATCATGTGCGTGCTGCTCGCGGTCGGCTTGGTTGCGAACATTTTGGTCAAGCCGGTTCACAAGAAGTGGTTCGAGGACCCGGAGACGGTGCAGGCCAAGGTGGAGGCGGATCGTGCGTCGGCGAGAGCATCCGCTACGACGGCGACCGCCAGCGGTGCCGGATCCCTGCACG
- the rplE gene encoding 50S ribosomal protein L5: MTESIQNYTPRLKTRYQDEIRTKLNDEFSYDNVMQIPALTKIVVNMGVGDAARDSKVINGALEDLTAITGQKPQLRRAKKSIANFKLREGMPIGAKVTLRGDRMWEFLDRLLTVALPRIRDFRGLNDKQFDGNGNYTFGLSEQTMFYEIDIDKIDRVRGMDITLVTTATNDDEGRALLTHLGFPFADKDGKMKRA; the protein is encoded by the coding sequence ATGACTGAGAGCATTCAGAACTACACCCCCCGCCTGAAGACGCGTTACCAGGACGAGATCCGCACCAAGCTCAATGACGAGTTCTCTTACGACAACGTCATGCAGATCCCGGCCCTGACCAAGATTGTTGTGAACATGGGTGTGGGCGACGCTGCCCGCGACTCCAAGGTCATCAACGGCGCGCTCGAGGACCTCACCGCGATCACCGGCCAGAAGCCGCAGCTGCGTCGCGCGAAGAAGTCCATCGCTAACTTCAAGCTCCGCGAAGGCATGCCGATCGGCGCGAAGGTCACCCTCCGCGGCGACCGCATGTGGGAGTTCCTGGACCGTCTGCTGACCGTGGCGCTGCCGCGTATTCGCGACTTCCGCGGCCTGAACGACAAGCAGTTCGACGGCAACGGCAACTACACCTTCGGCCTGTCCGAGCAGACCATGTTCTACGAGATCGACATTGACAAGATCGATCGCGTGCGCGGCATGGACATCACGCTTGTGACCACCGCCACGAACGACGACGAGGGTCGCGCCCTGCTGACGCACCTCGGCTTCCCGTTCGCTGACAAGGACGGCAAGATGAAGCGCGCATAA
- a CDS encoding formate/nitrite transporter family protein codes for MSFYEAAPTAIKNKIDLFTQEPARFGTRAVLAGVYLGIMTAFAASTAQLLDGYAPGWGKYAFGAIFASTLYIIIVLQGELATGDMMFMTYGALHKKNTVVKGLLLVLFVTIFNLIGAVAISWLISRTTMGQLVEVDGFLHDLLAAKLQKSSKTLFVEAILANVVVNIAFMLATQAGKDFSAKLWGVILIIPSFATMSYEHSIANFILTSLGGFTLGPEAIEGFTTWNVIRNWVVVWLGNFVGGGFIMGGLYGWLNLTKTDYKD; via the coding sequence GTGAGTTTTTACGAAGCCGCCCCTACGGCGATCAAGAACAAGATTGACCTCTTTACCCAAGAGCCCGCCAGGTTTGGTACCCGCGCAGTCTTGGCGGGCGTGTACCTGGGCATCATGACGGCGTTTGCTGCCTCCACTGCCCAACTGCTGGACGGTTACGCCCCAGGCTGGGGCAAGTACGCGTTCGGCGCCATCTTCGCCTCCACGCTGTACATCATCATCGTGTTGCAAGGCGAACTCGCCACAGGCGACATGATGTTCATGACCTATGGCGCACTGCATAAGAAGAACACGGTGGTCAAAGGCCTGTTGCTAGTCCTGTTCGTCACCATCTTCAACCTCATTGGTGCAGTGGCGATTTCATGGTTGATTTCCCGGACCACCATGGGCCAGTTGGTTGAGGTGGACGGATTCCTCCACGACTTGCTTGCGGCGAAGCTGCAGAAATCCAGTAAGACGCTGTTTGTCGAGGCCATCTTGGCAAACGTCGTTGTGAACATCGCCTTTATGCTTGCCACCCAGGCGGGCAAGGACTTCAGTGCGAAGCTGTGGGGCGTCATCCTGATCATCCCGTCGTTCGCCACCATGAGCTACGAGCACTCCATCGCGAACTTCATTCTCACCAGCCTGGGCGGCTTTACGCTCGGCCCGGAGGCGATCGAGGGCTTCACCACCTGGAACGTCATCCGCAACTGGGTTGTCGTGTGGCTGGGCAACTTCGTCGGCGGCGGCTTCATCATGGGCGGGCTCTACGGCTGGCTCAACCTGACCAAGACGGACTACAAGGACTAG
- a CDS encoding GTPase, producing MGQVNTPVSHSAPDVLQAVRGVRDAVADTALPVDVASEARAIVNQLDDYVLPRLANLDAPLLAVIGGSTGSGKSTLVNALLHERVSNPGVIRPTTRQPVLVANPGDADWFNSPQVLPGLARSHGAGDERSTTLRVVDTPRIPEGLALLDAPDFDSIDDQNRALASQLLAAADLWIFVTTPARYADQLVWNFLNDAAGRGIEVVVVLNRLDEKAAETVPDDLRRMMNDAGLSKATVFTVPFVADLGGEQTGEFLGEELVADLRDYLTTLADDTAARRDVAGKTVAGAVESALHRVDALVGRRERQENFANQLDESIHEFYTAANRHVIDATSDGKLLRSEVMDRWQDVIGTSDVFRGFERWFSSAVDKVGSFFTGQPAPLREVETEIESGLHAVIVDAAETAASRAWSHTGSVAPELRTDADPALARASADISEQAAQLVRDWQQDMVTRIQDTAGDKRQRARIMSFGLNVVTVALMLVVFASTAGITGGEVAIAGGSAVLGQKLLETIFGEETVRRMVTEAREDLNQRLGELFAAERDRYHAFTDPLLEGATAEQLREATAEAKRAVDVRLLGLVDRPAAPAVPAAQDDVEESFERGALRGLFDQLRGSFGKGGGNV from the coding sequence ATGGGACAGGTGAATACACCTGTTTCCCACTCGGCCCCAGATGTCCTTCAGGCCGTGCGCGGCGTGCGCGATGCTGTGGCAGACACGGCGTTGCCTGTCGACGTCGCCTCCGAAGCCAGAGCCATAGTCAATCAACTCGACGACTATGTGCTGCCGCGCTTGGCCAACCTGGACGCTCCCCTGCTTGCCGTCATCGGCGGCTCCACCGGTTCCGGCAAGTCCACCCTCGTCAACGCGCTTTTGCACGAGCGAGTGTCCAACCCGGGCGTGATCCGCCCGACTACCCGCCAGCCGGTGCTGGTGGCCAACCCCGGCGACGCGGACTGGTTCAACTCCCCGCAGGTCCTGCCTGGCCTCGCCCGCTCCCACGGCGCAGGAGACGAGCGCTCCACCACACTGCGTGTCGTGGACACGCCCCGCATCCCGGAGGGCTTGGCGCTTCTCGACGCCCCCGATTTCGACTCCATCGACGACCAGAACCGGGCACTGGCGTCCCAGCTCCTCGCCGCGGCGGACCTGTGGATTTTCGTTACCACCCCGGCCCGCTACGCGGATCAGCTGGTGTGGAACTTCCTCAACGACGCTGCCGGCCGCGGCATCGAGGTCGTCGTCGTGCTTAACCGACTCGACGAAAAGGCCGCGGAGACGGTGCCGGACGACCTGCGCCGCATGATGAACGACGCAGGCCTGTCCAAGGCCACCGTGTTTACCGTCCCGTTCGTGGCGGACCTGGGCGGCGAGCAGACTGGCGAGTTCCTGGGCGAGGAGTTGGTCGCTGACCTGCGCGATTACCTGACTACGCTCGCGGACGACACCGCCGCCCGGCGCGATGTGGCCGGCAAAACCGTCGCTGGCGCTGTGGAATCGGCACTTCACCGCGTGGACGCCTTGGTAGGCCGCCGGGAGCGGCAGGAAAACTTTGCCAACCAGCTGGACGAGTCGATCCACGAGTTTTACACCGCCGCGAACCGCCACGTCATCGACGCCACCTCCGACGGCAAGCTGCTGCGCTCCGAGGTGATGGACCGCTGGCAGGATGTCATCGGCACCTCCGACGTATTCCGCGGCTTCGAGCGCTGGTTCTCCAGCGCCGTGGACAAGGTGGGCAGCTTCTTCACCGGCCAGCCCGCTCCCCTGCGCGAGGTGGAGACGGAAATCGAGTCCGGCCTCCACGCCGTGATTGTGGACGCCGCCGAAACCGCCGCCTCGCGCGCCTGGTCCCACACCGGTTCGGTAGCCCCGGAGCTGCGCACCGACGCGGATCCGGCCCTGGCCCGCGCCAGCGCCGACATCTCCGAGCAGGCTGCGCAGCTGGTGCGCGACTGGCAGCAAGACATGGTCACCCGCATCCAGGACACCGCGGGCGACAAGCGCCAGCGCGCCCGCATCATGTCCTTCGGCCTCAACGTGGTCACCGTGGCGCTGATGCTAGTGGTCTTCGCCTCCACGGCGGGCATCACCGGCGGCGAGGTCGCCATCGCGGGCGGATCCGCGGTGCTGGGCCAGAAGCTTTTGGAGACCATCTTCGGCGAGGAAACCGTGCGCCGCATGGTCACCGAGGCCCGCGAGGACCTGAACCAGCGTTTGGGCGAGCTCTTCGCCGCGGAGCGAGACCGCTACCACGCCTTCACGGATCCCCTGCTCGAGGGCGCGACCGCCGAGCAGCTGCGCGAGGCGACTGCGGAGGCGAAGCGGGCTGTGGACGTGAGGCTCCTTGGGCTCGTCGATAGGCCAGCAGCTCCTGCAGTTCCTGCAGCCCAAGACGACGTGGAGGAAAGCTTCGAGCGCGGCGCGCTGCGCGGCCTGTTCGACCAGTTGCGCGGCAGCTTTGGCAAGGGGGGCGGCAATGTTTAA
- the rplX gene encoding 50S ribosomal protein L24, with product MKIKKGDMVQVIAGKDKGAQGRVIEAYPQRDKVLVEGVNRIKKHVANSYTERGAESGGIVTQEAPIHVSNVMILDSDGKPTRVGFRFDEDGKKIRVAKSNGKDI from the coding sequence ATGAAGATCAAGAAGGGCGATATGGTCCAGGTCATCGCCGGCAAGGACAAGGGCGCTCAGGGTCGCGTCATCGAGGCGTACCCGCAGCGTGACAAGGTCCTGGTCGAGGGCGTGAACCGCATCAAGAAGCACGTCGCCAACTCCTACACGGAGCGCGGCGCCGAGTCCGGCGGCATTGTCACCCAGGAAGCCCCGATCCACGTGTCCAACGTGATGATCCTGGATTCCGACGGCAAGCCGACCCGCGTCGGCTTCCGCTTCGACGAGGACGGCAAGAAGATCCGCGTGGCCAAGTCGAACGGGAAGGACATCTAA
- a CDS encoding GTPase: MFKKKAGLTERLVALEEAAQIGAPYLSPAHREGLERVAKAGAERRALSGDHTVVGFFGATGSGKTSLFNAVVGEDLGKAAARRPTTSSPLAAIWEPDGSEELLDWLGVEDRRAREGEFARGAGPLILLDLPDFDSVEESNRAIAERLAGQVDVLVWVSDPEKYADSVIHDQFIRPHANHSAVTLAVLNKSDLLNAGDVGTVADSYAGLLRDDGLSNVQVVPTSTLTGAGIEDLRAAIAKVAKAHTAQTARIEADIRSVAEGYAGVKGAGGVTKHAKRDMDAVLAQAAGADRIAQTTAAAYRKRLRERTGWLLTSWITRFKPDPLRRLGLREASDEIGVHRSSMPELDAASKAVANRGVRDYASAVSDGLPHEWSAAVADRAEEVSAGLPAELDRAVARTTLPAEPSKGWSLLTVIQWLTLLAALVGVLWYLLVAFVPGVLTPLLGGDLVPDVEGWPIPTLLIMAGLLTGLVIGLISAVFGGMLGSGVKRRTRSAVQKQVAEVSQTAVVEPLLAIREDYSRFAERIAVAAG; encoded by the coding sequence ATGTTTAAGAAGAAGGCTGGCCTGACCGAGCGGCTCGTGGCGCTGGAGGAAGCCGCGCAGATCGGCGCGCCGTACCTCTCCCCCGCACACCGCGAGGGCCTCGAGCGCGTGGCGAAGGCGGGCGCGGAACGCCGCGCGCTGTCCGGCGACCACACCGTTGTGGGCTTTTTCGGCGCCACCGGCTCCGGCAAAACCTCCCTGTTCAACGCTGTCGTGGGCGAGGACCTGGGCAAGGCGGCAGCGCGGCGTCCCACCACTTCCTCGCCTTTGGCCGCGATCTGGGAGCCGGACGGCTCCGAGGAACTTTTGGACTGGCTCGGTGTGGAAGACCGCCGTGCACGCGAAGGCGAGTTCGCCCGCGGCGCAGGCCCGCTGATCCTGCTGGACCTGCCCGATTTCGACTCGGTTGAGGAGTCCAACCGCGCCATCGCGGAGCGTCTCGCCGGCCAGGTGGACGTGCTGGTGTGGGTCTCCGACCCGGAGAAGTACGCGGATTCCGTCATCCACGACCAGTTCATCCGCCCGCACGCCAACCACTCCGCCGTGACGCTGGCGGTGCTGAACAAGTCCGACCTGCTCAACGCAGGCGATGTCGGCACCGTCGCGGACTCGTATGCGGGGCTGTTGCGTGACGACGGCCTTTCCAACGTCCAAGTCGTCCCTACCTCCACCCTGACCGGTGCCGGCATCGAGGACCTGCGCGCCGCGATCGCGAAAGTTGCCAAGGCCCACACGGCGCAGACTGCGCGCATCGAGGCGGACATCCGCTCCGTTGCCGAAGGGTATGCCGGGGTGAAGGGTGCCGGAGGCGTGACAAAGCATGCGAAACGCGACATGGATGCCGTGCTCGCGCAGGCCGCCGGCGCGGACCGCATCGCGCAGACCACCGCCGCGGCCTACCGCAAGCGGCTGCGCGAGCGCACCGGGTGGCTGCTGACGTCCTGGATCACCCGCTTCAAGCCCGACCCGCTGCGCCGTCTGGGGCTACGCGAAGCATCCGACGAAATCGGCGTGCACCGCAGCTCCATGCCGGAGCTCGACGCCGCCTCGAAGGCCGTGGCCAACCGGGGCGTGCGCGACTACGCGAGCGCCGTTTCCGACGGGCTGCCGCACGAGTGGTCCGCCGCCGTGGCCGACCGCGCCGAGGAGGTCTCCGCCGGCCTGCCCGCGGAGCTGGACCGCGCCGTGGCCCGCACCACGCTGCCCGCGGAGCCGTCCAAAGGCTGGTCGCTGCTCACCGTGATCCAGTGGCTGACGCTGCTGGCCGCACTGGTGGGCGTGCTGTGGTACCTCCTGGTCGCGTTCGTGCCGGGCGTGCTCACGCCGCTGCTCGGCGGCGACCTTGTCCCCGACGTGGAGGGCTGGCCGATCCCGACGCTTTTGATCATGGCGGGGCTGCTCACCGGCCTAGTCATTGGCCTGATCTCCGCGGTGTTCGGCGGGATGCTCGGCTCCGGGGTGAAGCGGCGCACCCGCTCGGCGGTGCAGAAACAGGTCGCGGAGGTCTCCCAGACCGCCGTCGTGGAGCCGCTTCTGGCGATCCGGGAGGACTACTCCCGCTTCGCCGAACGCATCGCCGTAGCCGCCGGCTAG
- the rplN gene encoding 50S ribosomal protein L14, with the protein MIQKESRLKVADNTGAREILCINVLGGSVRRFAGIGDTIVATVKEAAPGGNVKEGEIVKAVIVRAKKETRRPDGSYISFDENAAVIIKNDTEPRGTRIFGPVARELRDKRFMKIVSLAPEVI; encoded by the coding sequence GTGATTCAGAAAGAATCGCGTCTGAAGGTCGCCGACAACACTGGTGCACGCGAAATCCTGTGCATCAACGTTCTCGGCGGTTCTGTTCGACGCTTCGCCGGCATCGGCGACACGATTGTCGCCACCGTGAAGGAAGCAGCCCCGGGCGGCAACGTCAAGGAAGGCGAGATTGTCAAGGCCGTCATCGTGCGCGCCAAGAAGGAAACCCGTCGTCCGGACGGCTCCTACATCTCCTTCGACGAGAACGCTGCCGTCATCATCAAGAACGACACCGAGCCGCGCGGTACCCGCATCTTCGGCCCGGTTGCTCGTGAGCTGCGCGACAAGCGCTTCATGAAGATCGTGTCTCTCGCACCGGAGGTGATCTAA